Proteins encoded within one genomic window of Oryza brachyantha chromosome 7, ObraRS2, whole genome shotgun sequence:
- the LOC102704715 gene encoding uncharacterized oxidoreductase At1g06690, chloroplastic-like isoform X3, with translation MRFFFCKVSSSDRRLKEAKAAFDTSIDNGMTFFDTAEVYGTALMGAVNSESLLGGFIKERQEKGQIDVAVATKFAALPWRFGRGSVLSALKKSLDRLGLSSVELYQLHWPGLWGNEGYLDGLADAYEQGLVKAVGVSNYNEKRLRDAHARLKKRGVPLASNQVNYSLIYRTPEINGVKAACDELGITLIAYSPIAQGVLSGKYTPENPPTGPRANTYTPEFLTKVLQPLMNRIKEIGESHGKNPTQVSLNWLTCQGNVVPIPGAKNARQAKEFAGALGWSLTGEEVEELRSLAREIKGIKMPIEES, from the exons ATGAGATTTTTCTTCTGTAAGGTCTCCTCTTCAG ACAGGAGACTGAAGGAGGCTAAAGCAGCATTTGACACGAGCATAGATAATGGGATGACCTTCTTTGATACAGCAGAAGTATATGGTACAGCG CTGATGGGAGCAGTAAATTCTGAAAGTTTGCTCGGAGG ATTCATCAAGGAAAGGCAAGAGAAAGGTCAGATCGATGTTGCCGTCGCAACAAAGTTTGCTGCGCTTCCATGGAGATTCGGCCGAGGGAGTGTTCTTTCTGCACTGAAGAAATCGCTTGATCGTCTTGGCTTATCTTCAGTTGAGCTCTACCAACTTCATTG GCCAGGCCTATGGGGGAATGAAG GGTACCTTGATGGCCTTGCAGATGCTTATGAGCAAGGCCTTGTAAAGGCCGTTGGAGTCTCAAACTACAATG AGAAACGCCTTCGGGATGCACATGCGCGTCTGAAGAAAAGAGGAGTTCCACTCGCTTCAAACCAAGTAAACTACAGCCTAATATACAGGACTCCTGAGATTAATGGTGTGAAGGCAGCTTGCGATGAGCTTGGCATCACCTTGATTGCTTATTCTCCAATAGCCCAAG GTGTTCTTTCAGGAAAATACACTCCAGAAAATCCTCCTACTGGTCCTCGAGCAAACACATATACCCCTGAGTTCCTCACCAAGGTC CTCCAACCACTAATGAACAGGATCAAGGAGATTGGAGAAAGCCATGGGAAAAACCCAACTCAG GTGTCACTGAACTGGCTGACCTGCCAGGGCAATGTGGTGCCGATCCCCGGAGCCAAGAACGCCCGCCAGGCCAAGGAGTTCGCCGGAGCGCTCGGCTGGAGCCTCACCGGTGAAGAGGTCGAAGAGTTGCGATCTCTGGCACGCGAGATCAAGGGCATCAAGATGCCCATTGAAGAGTCATAG